A stretch of DNA from Pseudoalteromonas ruthenica:
TGATTGCGGTTGATGAGGCACATTGTGTGTCTCACTGGGGGCATGATTTTCGTCCCCATTACTTCCGCCTTAGTGAACTCAAACAGCGCTTTGCCCATGTACCGATGATGGCACTTACTGCCACCGCCGACAGCGCCACTCGTGTCGATATTGTCAATCAACTGGGGCTACGCTCGCCCTATATCCATATTGGCAGCTTCGATAGGCCAAACATTCGCTACACCTTGGAAGAAAAGTTTAAACCTTTCACTCAGTTGCTGCGCTATTTGCGCACCCAAAGTGGGCAAAGCGGCATCATCTACTGCACTAGCCGCAAGCGCGTTGATGATTTGGCCCAAAAACTCAGTGAAGCAGGTTTTAATGTCGCCGGTTACCACGCTGGCATGAGTAACGAATCGCGCCACTTTGTGCACAACGCTTTTGCCAAAGACGATATTCAAATTGTGGTCGCCACCGTGGCCTTCGGCATGGGCATCAACAAACTCAATGTGCGCTTTGTGGTGCACTATGATATTCCTAAAAACATCGAGTCTTATTATCAAGAAACCGGCCGAGCCGGACGGGATGGTTTGGCCGCAGAAGCCATTATGTATTTTGACCCGGCGGATGTCCCTCGAGTTAGGCGCTTTTTTGAAGACATTGACGATGAGCAGCGCCGCCGCGTCGAAGAGCAACGTTTCAATGCCATGGCCAGTTTTGCCCAAGCGCAAACCTGCCGACGACAAATACTGCTTAATTATTTTAGTGAATACCAGCGCGAGGCATGCGGTAACTGCGATATCTGCTTAAATCCGCCACAGCGTTTTGATGGCACCGTGGTGGCGCAACAGGCGCTATCCTGTGTGTATCGCGCCGGACAAAAATTCGGGCTGGGCTATATCGTCGAGTTACTGCGTGGCGCCAACACTCAGCGTATCCGGGATCTTAACCATCACACCTTAAGTACCTACGGCATAGGCAAGGAGCACAGCAGCGAATATTGGCTCAGTATTTTGCGCCAGCTCATTCATCAGGGCTTACTGCATCAAGATATTACCCAAGGTTCGGTACTACACCTTACCGAAGCAGCCAGACCGGTGCTCAAGGGCGAATATCAGTTACAACTTGCTGAGCCACGTTTACAAGCCAAGCACGTTTATCAAGATAAGCTGGCCCAGTTCAATTACGATAAAAAGCTGTTTGCTAAATTGCGCGCCTTGCGCAAGCAACTAGCGGACGATGATGATGTGCCGCCATATGTGGTATTCAATGACCGAACCCTAGCGGAAATGGCGCAACTTATGCCTACCAATGACACCGAGTTTTTAAAAGTATCGGGTGTGGGTTTCACTAAACTCAGTAAGTACGGCAGTGCCTTTATGACTTTAATTCGTAATCATCTGTCACCCGAATAATCGCCAATACCATATAAGAGCTTAACTGTGACCCAACTCGCTATAGATAGCCAACACCACGTTATTATCATTACTCCTGATGTGATGCCCAGCGCTGATGAATTCGATTTTTGGGGCCGTATTTTCTTGCATCATGACGCCATTGCCATCGGTGAGTTTGAACAAGGTGTAGACAGGCACATGCTGCGCTTTAGCTTTGAACAGCTTCCTTTTGAGCTGCATTTTGAACATTATGGCGACAATATTTGGATCAGCGCCACAGGGGTTGAGGCGCAAGGTAAGTTAACCGAGTTAGG
This window harbors:
- the recQ gene encoding DNA helicase RecQ, translating into MSSVSALFSEQTPEQILRDVFGYSQFREGQQQVINAVLGAQDALVLMPTGGGKSLCYQVPAMLLPGLTLVISPLISLMQDQVTQLNAQGVKAAYINNSLTREQQQLIYQQLHDGEIKLLYVAPEKVLQYEFMQRLGYLNISLIAVDEAHCVSHWGHDFRPHYFRLSELKQRFAHVPMMALTATADSATRVDIVNQLGLRSPYIHIGSFDRPNIRYTLEEKFKPFTQLLRYLRTQSGQSGIIYCTSRKRVDDLAQKLSEAGFNVAGYHAGMSNESRHFVHNAFAKDDIQIVVATVAFGMGINKLNVRFVVHYDIPKNIESYYQETGRAGRDGLAAEAIMYFDPADVPRVRRFFEDIDDEQRRRVEEQRFNAMASFAQAQTCRRQILLNYFSEYQREACGNCDICLNPPQRFDGTVVAQQALSCVYRAGQKFGLGYIVELLRGANTQRIRDLNHHTLSTYGIGKEHSSEYWLSILRQLIHQGLLHQDITQGSVLHLTEAARPVLKGEYQLQLAEPRLQAKHVYQDKLAQFNYDKKLFAKLRALRKQLADDDDVPPYVVFNDRTLAEMAQLMPTNDTEFLKVSGVGFTKLSKYGSAFMTLIRNHLSPE
- a CDS encoding DUF3630 family protein, with amino-acid sequence MTQLAIDSQHHVIIITPDVMPSADEFDFWGRIFLHHDAIAIGEFEQGVDRHMLRFSFEQLPFELHFEHYGDNIWISATGVEAQGKLTELGNYLSAS